Genomic segment of Vespa crabro chromosome 18, iyVesCrab1.2, whole genome shotgun sequence:
atatatatatatatatatatatatatatgtgtgtgtgtgtgtgtctatttgtatgtgcatgtgtatataaggatcctttttttttcttcctctttcaatACAcgtttatcttccttttcatcgacatattgtatatatgtatataatataataaataaatattaaatcattcaCTTTCATTCGTTAAATCAATTTCTCATTCATTAAAATCAATCACACAATAGTCACGTAATAAGTGAAAATCATCTGTGGCGAATGATTACGATGAGATCGACGAAATGTTTTTGCGAAGaacaaaaggaaatgaaaagaaaaaaaaaaagaaaaagaaaaaaaagaaaaaaaaagaaagaaaagaagagagatatagaaatagCTTTGGTAGTTACACGGCTATATGTAAGAGAagtgtgttgtgtgtgtgtgtgtgtatgtgtgtgtgtgtttgtgtgcgtaaataaaaataaaaataaaaagaaaaagaaaaaaagctaaTGTTTTTTTCGGAGATcggattaatattttcttttttttctcttttttttttcgatcgataagaTTTACGTATCGAAGGACGTaacaagcaaaaaaaaaaaaaaattaaaaagaaaggattacAAAAGTATATGCACGTAtcgtttttatatgtatttcgtTTCGTGgatcgattgaaaaatattaaattaattcgaaagatgtatctacttttttcttttccattccttttttttccgcAATAGAAATGTGATTTTTACATCtacagtgtatatatatatatatatatatttcttttttttattctttttttttttatttttattttctaattggtCACAACGTACCGCTCCagattgtttaaatgttaacGCGTTAATTGCCAAAATGTTTTTACATATAGTACAATTAACAAagatgacgattacgtttatttcattttactttactctatttctctttttatttttattttttttcttttcttttcttttcttttttcttttattttattatttttttgttttttgtttttcttttgtaattaacGACGAAGCATGGCATaagcattattgttattattattattattattattattattattattattattattattattattattattattattattactattgttattattattattattattatatttgttgatcgataaaattcaattcgctaaattaaaaattgactatcacaattatgtatatgtatatatctacgtatatattgaaaatgtttgaaaattttctaacgaaaattttatattatattccttCTAAGCCcatcatcattttcttttatatttgtataaaaaaatgtttactacatatgtgtatacgtgCAGTACATGTACtttcgtattcttttttcttttctttttgtttataatctATCATTTGGTTgttttgttcttattcttttcatttttgtttttttcttttgcttcttttttttttttttttttcttttgtttttcttctgctCACTTTCTTATCGCAATACTTATCCTGCAAGAACATGAACATTCTTACAGACTTTCTTGATATGCAAAGATCGTTCTAATGGTACGTGCGAATCGAGAAATCGaataaatgcaataatataGCAGCGATCAAATTAGATTCGAATTAAAGATTTATACGATCAGACGGATAGATGCAATTTATAAGTTAATAGTATAATTCTTTGCCtatacaaaagagaaaaaaaaaaaaaaaggaagaagaaaaaaaaaaagaagaaagtccctttaattataataaaccggtctattataaaataatgagaaagcaagataaaaaataaaaaaagaaagaaagaaaaaaaaaagaaagaatttaatatatagcACCGcgtctatattatttattatacttcatataatttttatatccatGCTTCATATATGCAAATCTATAACATAGACAATTTCTAATCAaagaatatgtgtgtgtatgtgtgtatatatatattatatatataaaggaatacacacacacacacacacatacatacatatatatatagagagagataataatcCAATGAGATTGCACGCCTAATCGAACAATTGAAGATAAAGAAACTAAACGAAAATATTgcattaacaaaattttagcagtcataacaaaaaaaaaaaaagcgaaaaaaaaaagaaaaagaaagaaaagaagaaaaacagaaagagaagaaaaaaaagaaaagaaaagaaattaattaatatatttttcatatatattgaatTCAATATGAGAACTAATATGTATGATGGCGAGGGAATGGAGTATGATTATAAAACGCGTGGTAAAATTTTCATgcaatgaacaaaaaaatcacgatttgcttgtaaatatatatatacatgcatatatatatatatatatatatataaatatatatatacatacacacatatttatttatatatatatatatgtgtgtgtgtgtacatataatattatatcatagcTCGAAGGAAAAGTGGTGCCTGCCACTTGGAATCTTTGtacagataaaaaagaaaaaagaaacaaaaagaaggaggaaaaagaaaagaaagaaatatctcaTCTTGCAGATGATGCATTGTTTTCATGCATCGTGTAAACGCATTCTCTCtgactctctcactctctctctctctctctctctctctctctctctcattcttaaTACATAACTTTcctgttcgttcgtttgtttgtattttcttttattattattattattttttcgaaatgaGGAATTAACTCAAAACTAAACACGGATGCAGGTACTCTAAGATTTAAATCTTGTATCGTTTTATATTACGACGATACAGATCGAtcacaaaggaaaaaaaaaaaaaaaaaaaaaaagaaaagaaaaaaaaggaaaaaaaaaaagaaacaaaaataatagttaataattaataataatgataataatgataacaataatgatgatgatgataatgatgatgatgatgataacgatgatgacgataatgatgataatgatagtaatgatggtgataataataataatgttcgtAATGTCAACATTTAACTCTTCCTTATTTAAATTGTACGATGTTTGTTACGAAACGTAGAGCATAACGagtataattatgtattaaaaaaaattaataataataataataataataataataataataataataataataataataataatattaataataataataataatattaataataataataataataatattattaataataataataataataataatagtaataataatggtggtaatagtagtagatatagtaatagtaggaGTAATAGTGTAGtagagtagtagtaatagtagtagtagtagtggtaataataataataatattaataataataataataataataataataataataataataataataataataataataataataacaataataataataataataataataataataataataataatttcttctgtTTTAGTTCCTTTCGAAAACTTCGAATTTTATGACGATTGTTTCATGTATGATtgcaaatacatataatatgacAACTAGACAaagtgtaaatatatatatatgtatatatatacatacatacatacatacatacatacatacatatataatacatatatatatagctccTTGTTGTTTCTAACAATACTATTATTAGCTATAATAATCGTTACGAGAGAAGCGTAAAGTTGCAAAATTCAGCCTTTTGCcagttttcgatttttttttctttttctttttttttttttgtttgtttgtttgttcgtttacaCAAGAAGAGACGTTTTTTTTCGAACAACATTAATCCGCCTTTTGCAATATCTATCTGTGTGCACTagatacataatatttataatatttacaaaatatatatatatatatatctagaggACAAATTCGTGTAACATGCATAGATATAAAGCTAGTTATTcattatgaaaatgaattttttcaataatcctctttcacgttatatttttgttaataaatgaTCGAAGTTAGCgctaagataaataaatttttttttctttttttaagagggaaaaagaagaaaaaaaaaaaaaaaagaaaaaaaaagaaaaagaaaagaaataaaaatcatacttGCGCGTGgtaaaattaatacattgCAAAAGTTATTAGTTGGGCGCAAtgaaataatctttaatatacatacatatatatatacatatatatatatatatatatatatatatatatatatatatatatatctatttatctatctatctatctatataactatatacataaatatgtaacaatatttactaactcgatgaatatgaaatattcataaataacgaacataaataacatattctcgtgttatatacatatatatatatatatatatatatatgctgaaATTATTGTCGAAGTTCGTTTTCGTGTAAAAAGCAACGCTCCTCTTGAtacatatcatttttaattggaGCTACTATATAACTGAGTTTGTaacaacgtatgtatgtatatatcagaCAAATACTCTCAACGGAAATAAAgcattagaaagaaagaaagaaagaaagaaagaaagaaagaaagaaagaaaaagaaaaatacagaaagaagaaaagaaaatgagaaaaaaaggaagaagaaaagaagaagcacgTACGAAAATAAACGGACATAAGAATCTCATCTATTAaatcttatatctttttttctttttctctcttttttttttttctcttttttttccccccccttttcattttttagaatttttgaTTAACTCGCTGCGACAAAACATTCATATGTATAGACGTATCTCTTaaagttttaaatatttcctacATGTACGTGACCAAGAAGatatatcatcattgttatcatcttATTATAGACATAAGACGTTTACACATGTAAGATGATAAGTCGAAGCCATAatctataatgtatatatatatacattagtctataatgtatatatatatatatatatatatatatatatataagccaACATGTGTATGAGAGTATACGTACGCACTCATACATATAAAGAGAGTCGCATAGTGGCagtaacaaataaaagaaatcaatataTGGCAATTGGTTCTCTGTTTTcttggtgttgttgttgttattgttgttgttgctgttgttattattgttgttgtttctttccCCCTGCTCCTTTTGTTTTCAAGCACCGGCAAAGCCATATACCTCGAGTACCCTGATTTCAAAATCACCGCTAGCACACAATGGTGGATTATTAAATGTTGAGCACCGATCGGTTTTGCCGTATCTTATATTTTCATCCATCCAAATTGCTTGGCCgtctctatacatatatatatatatatatatatatttatatatataaaaaaaaatatatatgtgtgaatgttatataaatattatctagattaacattatatttatattaatatttatatatatatatatattatttttattaatatatttattaatatatgcatatatgtatgtatgtataaatcttttttctattaattataagtttgcaataaaaaaaaaaaaatgaaaaaaatatataaaattaataaagtaaaCTTAAACTTACCCTCCACcaattgttatcatttttgaATCAGCCGCCATAAATAATTCAGCCGAATGATGTACTCTAGAATCATTGTGTGAAGAATCCATACCTACCCATGGATATTTGGCTCTTTCTGGATACAAACTAAACAGGAATGTTTCTCCTGTACCAAAATACGCCTGTCTTTGACCTTTATCATCTTTTAAATTACGTTCGCACCATCTTGTAGAGCAATATGCTCCAAAAAccttggaaaagaaaattttaatatttcaatttctgtaatattacaaaattaattgatcaATTAATTGTTGAATAATGCAAACTATGGACTTACCTCGTTGTTACATGTCTTTATCATTAAAAGAGTTGGTTCGTGTTGTTCAACGCGTACATAAAATGTTGTCAAAGAACATCCGTGTTCTTCTGTAGTGTACAGCAAAATTGGTTGGTACATGGTTATTCTCATGGGTAGCCATGACCACAAGGTGAATAActgtatgaaaaagaaataaataaatggaattaatatataaatctattgaATGGTAAagtgcaattttttttcttttttttttctttttttttttttttttttttttttttgtaaatatgcaaacattaatcattttgagcaatttatttaaatttcaaaaagCAAAGTAAATCACAACAGCAACAGATCATGCACTCAATCGAAAAAAATCTTACTTATTCTTAATTCTAATCAACTTTTTCGatgcaaatttttttatttataaacgtttttttttttaatttcttttttaattttttttttaatttttcttttttttttaaagaaaaagttttaatactatttctttttttttcccagaAAATATAACTagaaagtattataaatatttagaatCAGTAAGAaatgtttgcaataattatttcaaataaaataatttcaatctcaattgtaaaaaaaagccAAGGGAGAATGTGTGTTctgcaattaaaaatttaatactcacactaaataaaaacaacctatgtatgtataatgtgCATAAAACAGGACAATATTTAGTCAATCATAGATCGGCATGATTGTTACaatttaatatgaaatgtTTAGATTATAAAGAGATATCAAGGTTATGTGAATgcaagatctttttttttttttcacatgcATATGATCTAGGTATACTAGTCAAACCTACATGAAGTTTACTAAATGCACAGTGACATTCTGAAGAAGagcgaaagaaatttatgtcTGTTGATGGTAGAATGTATTGCAGACTCATGGAAGAAATATACTGCAAACTGAAAAATTGATGTGGACACATTTTTAAACATATCAGATAAATGTGGAAGTCTACATTTTATAACTCCGACATAggcaaagaataaaaatgctattaaaaaataagaataatgcgattacgtatataaaaacgataacaactataaaagtataataataataaaaaatgctagtacaaataattaattatataactcTCATTTTTTACATCATGAAtgtaaatcaaaaatataatagtacaTGATacctaataaatatatagcataattgtgtatatattatatatattacatatatatatatatatatatatatatacatatatatatatacatatatatatatatgtatataaataagcttaattaataatacatcatATCAAAGTATCCATAATTGCCAATTTGTGATTGATCCATACGTTGATCTATATTGTAAGGCAACAATGTATACATCAATAACGACATACCGAAATCATGCCACAGAGAATCGACGAACGATCTACGAAAGCGCTCTGCCTTTCCAGAATTTGCTTTTACGAGAGCAGACGTACAGGAATACTTACATCAGGCATGTCAAGAATCTGGGAGCATATGTTTTGTATGGGATAAACACCCATTGAGAGAGCTCTGGGTCCAGGACTGTGAGCACCCTATACCCATCACCATTAAATCCATCATTCCAGTAACGCAGCATGACACAAAGCAACACAGAGTCGTCAGTTACATTAGTGTATACCTTCGACTCAATTTTGTGTGCCAGTGTGCGTGTGCATAAATGTTTGGTGGATAAACCACTGTATGTACGCAACATATGAGCAACAACAgccaataatattttcaaattattcaaGTTAAATATACAGTAGCATAATAACAATGGGTATTTGCCACAGAAGATAAATGTCTAACCTCAAAAATAAATGTAGCaagaaataatcaatatattacTAGtagaatatgtaatatatatatatgtatatatatatatatatatatatatatatatatatgtatatatatatatatcttagaacgaagagaaagtaTGAGCAATGTGTGTCAAGTACTTAGTCAATTTCCATTTGCATTAAACACTAATTGTGACCACATCATAGGGCTCCATAAAATGTATTACATTCTCtgtataatgaaaagaatttgGACCTTTAGAATGTGATTTAATGTCACCTGAAGTCAATCGAGTTTTGTATCAGGCAATAGCAAGCACACATGGATGGGCTAAAAGGCACTATCTACACCTTGAGAAGATAACATtgttaagaagaataagagcgAAAAAATGTATCCATAAATACATCACCTATTTCgacaatatgtattatatggaAAGAATTCACTGATTATCAGTGATATTCATAAATGTATTTTGTAAGTATTGTATCTTGTAATTATTGCTTGTGACTTCATATTAATGATCGTATTAATCTTTTCAAAAAAGTAGTAGCTGTGAGTGGATAATGGCGGAGAAGCTAGCACAATGAGTGGAACAATGAGTGAGTATGATTATAATAGGTAATAGTTCAGGAACAGAGCGTAGAACACATGAAACTAACAACACATTTCccaaaaagataattatacgaTACCCTGTCTTTGTACGTGTCTTCGCACTCTTTctgaaaacaaatttaatcaTTGAAAGATTTGTGCATATTCCACGGATCAAACcctattgaaattatttttcaaaatattatcccctctatgtacaaatatatatatatatatatcaacttGTAAAAACTTTAATCCATTGGGAAATAACCATTGACATAGAAAgaaattgttgttgttataataatatacttactACTtcaatcagaaaaaaaagccaaaaaaaaaaaaaaaaataataataataattaaataaaataccaATGCGTAAAGTTATGCATGCTTAGGTGGACACAAGACGAactaaattttgttttcttttttctttcttttttttttttcgctcgcATCTGAAAAATTGTCCAATTTGATAATAGATATTCAATAGGATACATTTGTATTATATGTTAAACTAAGAGTGTGAGAGATATCGATATACGAAAATAAGGTATAGCGTTCATTAATTAAGTGTACTTGCAATATATAATGGAATATAATGTTGTTACTAAAGCTTTCACGAACACAAACACATAGaagtaatatgtataataatctaCTATTTTCTTGATTCCACGTGATCCACGCTGCATTATTTTGCATACACATTTGGATTCATCccaaatgagaataattaagTAACATGTATGTAACATACTTCTCTTATTGTCAATGTATGTGACATCATTTGGATGTTGACTTGAGATTGACTTGTAGGTAGATTATCCGTTGATCGAGATCTTGTTAATGATTTGGACCCAGTTATTAAGCTTTTACTTTTCAAAGCCATTTCTGTACGCAGAAATACTCGTGATATGTATGCCGAACTAAGTCCACGAATTCCAAATGCAGTTCGTAAAAATTTTGCCGGTGTTACCtgttaattaaatcattaaaattaaatttctataacAAGAGCGCTTATTAAATATCAagagaattttataatataacttgTGGCAAaagatataacaaaaataatatttatttatttacttacagGTATCTGTCTGCAAAACTTTGATAGTGCAGCATCCACACCATTTTTAGTTATTTCAACCATCCATTCTGAATTTTGTGACGACGAATATTTGTAGAATAGCAAAACAATTGCCATAGCTACTCGATAAAAAACCTGaagacaaaaatgaaaaataaaatttgtaaaatgtcttaaggaaaatattttaatattaataggatttaaaaatatgtaagtatttctttggaaatttttttttcttttttaaatgcacatatatatatatatatatatatatatatatatatatatatatatatatatttataagtaagaaatttttatcaatatataacgtataattataaatgtaaaatcttAAAGATGATTTAGTCAGTACACAAAAATGTTCTTGGGGCGGTTTCCTGTTGGCACCAAGTCAATCGTCAAATTTAACATTCACGCTActagaatatatacatatcatttatttcatctttatcTACCATCTGGATCAAAGCCATAAAATCTTACTAATGTGAGAGAAAATACTAAGAAGGTTTTATATACTGTTCCCAAAACACGCATCATGAGATAAATATGCATATTGACCGTATTCATTGGTatgacattataaaaaaattatttttcacctTAATGCCCTCGTGTAAAAAGCAATCTATTACTCTAACAAGATGTTGAAATGGAAGAAGTTGAAGGATCCACCATATCCAATCCATATAAATCCTTTCTGCTCTTGAGACAGAACAATGCCTTGTTAAATGTACTGCTGCtgatttcttataaatataaaaatttcaagataaacgatcataataaatttatatcacattacattataattattaatatatattatatttcacttACCACATGTTTCTTAGTTATTTGCTCTACAGTTTTCCATGTAACTTCATAGAGAAGTTTCGTTTGtgtaataaacattttttcttttacagctACTAAACTGGCCATACAGTGATAACATTCTTCttctatataaaagaaataaaacaaaacgtatatattaaacaattaatttataattaaacgtaGACGAAgagattttaaaatatatatgtatatatatatatctatatatatgaaaagacAATTTAAACCTGGCATAAAGTGTAATAGAAGGGCAGTAATAGGATACAACGATGGACTATAAGTAATATCAGGACAAGCGTATCCAAGAACAGAAACAACTCTATCAGCGACGCTTCTACCTTTTCTCGTTAAATTATACGATAGACAATGCGTGCTATCGACGAATGGCGGCAACATGATTGATTTTTCAGGTAACTctgtaaaaagaaatggaagaattaaaaaaaaaacaaaaaaaaaaaaaaagagagagagaaagagagagaaaaaagaaagaaagaaagacagaaagaaagattgaaattatataagaaacgaaaataagtTATAGCCAGGGATATGTATATTGAATcgtaacatataaaaataagtttgtttatatcaaataattttattcttagaaTTAGAACATGTGTGGTTTATATTTGCAATCGGACTTTATTTATGTTACAACTCAATAGCAACTTCCTTTTAATCGAGAATATACATTACAGAAATTTTTGTTACCAAAATACAAACCTGTAGTTCCAAAGACTTGATTCACCATGTCCCAATAAAATCCATCAAGCATATTCTTTCCATGCGCATACTGATTGCAAAGAGCCGGCCAAAGTTGTGCCCTAATACCATTGTTTAAAGGCCAAGCATTCTCcctaattattaactttacttCCCTCTTCCTGCCTGTTTGTAAAAGTGCATTGACCTCTTTGAAAGTCTTCAATGGTTGCTTCTTACTTGTTGGCGATTCTGGTTGTATTACGATGTTCGTTGTATCGACATGCGGTGGGAATATGTCATCCACGTCGTTTTGCGCCTCCCCCTCGAGCACCGATAACATATTCGGTGGATTGTCCATCGAGGAGGGAGTCTGCGTGACCAACATCACACCTGCCACTACGGCAGAAGATTTcccatattttcaataaacaaCATTCCCCTTCTAAGGAAATCCTATCCTTTATGTCAAATCCTGGGACGTTTCAATTTtcatctaaaagaaaaaaagaagaagagaaaaataaaaaaaaaaaaaaaaaataaataaataaataaatcaatcaatcgataaatcaataaatcaataaatcaataaataaataaataaataaattagtgAGAAGATAATCATGCGTCATAATTGAGCAGATATTTATGAAAGTGtgagataataaataagtgGGGGAGGGAGATTTATTGATTGCGCAATTCATATAACAGTGATCTAATTAGACGAACTATGCAATaaactaattttattttgttaaattttggACTTTCACAATTAtcgattcaattatttttcaatgttcGACCAAACACTATAGATTTtttctgctctctctctctctctctctctctctctctctctctctctctctctttctcgctctctctctctctttctcgctctctctttctatataaattttgatatatatatcttacaaaGTATTCATTTCATGAAGAAAAACATGGATTGAAATTATCAATTTCttagatttatatatgtattagttATCAACACGAATACCAAGTATCAATCTATTAACCAATGACtcttaagaaaataatgtgtAGTGATCtgaagataataaatgtattttacgatagagaaagagaatgataagATCAACATCGTTATATACTTAATCATcatcctcatcatcatcatcatcatcatcaccatcattatcatcatcatcatcatcatcaccaccaccaccattatCACCATCATCACATTACCATTATcaacatcatcattatcgtcatcgcCGGTGCCGTCGTTAATTCGAATCAACATGTTTgtgttaaatttaaaaataatgcgAAATCcgcataataatatcgaacaaACGTCATggaaaacgataaataataaattatgagTCAGGATTATTTACAGGCTGTAGTTAAAGTCTTAATCGTTCGTTTGATCGCTAAATGATGATCGTCAATACTTTATTCCTGTCTTATTAGACAAAATGACtttatttttaagtattaaacagatataatacattagaaaaatcaaattctcctttatcttcatcttcatcctcttttttcttcaattaattaaaacgtcatattaaaataagatatttttcttttttgcacaTCATAGTAATCGGTAATCTCATTCAGTCATGTAGATGTCTGCTTAATCATCCTCATCTTCATCCTGATCCTCAtcttcatcctcatcctcatcctcatcttcatcatcatcataatcatcatcataatcatgatcatcatcatcatcatcatcatcatcatcatcatcatcatgttCAATTCAAATCAATCAACGTGTCTATGTTAAACTTAAGAAAAAGGGAATCCGTATAATAATGTCAGATAAAATGTCATGgagaatgataattataatttaggATTGTTTAGAGACTATACGATTAAGAGAATCTTAATTGTTTGTTGGATCACCGAAGAATTATAGAAATGACTATCATCAATTCTTCCCCTATGTCTCATTATTAAGGCAAAATGATTTTGTTTGAGAGTTAGAGCCGGCCGACgtttgaaatagaaaaatctgtcttcttcttttttttttttttttttttgttttttttccttcttcccattgaaatttttttattagagaATAAGATGtcttgttgttcttttt
This window contains:
- the LOC124430307 gene encoding GTPase-activating protein skywalker isoform X2, producing MLVTQTPSSMDNPPNMLSVLEGEAQNDVDDIFPPHVDTTNIVIQPESPTSKKQPLKTFKEVNALLQTGRKREVKLIIRENAWPLNNGIRAQLWPALCNQYAHGKNMLDGFYWDMVNQVFGTTELPEKSIMLPPFVDSTHCLSYNLTRKGRSVADRVVSVLGYACPDITYSPSLYPITALLLHFMPEEECYHCMASLVAVKEKMFITQTKLLYEVTWKTVEQITKKHVKSAAVHLTRHCSVSRAERIYMDWIWWILQLLPFQHLVRVIDCFLHEGIKVFYRVAMAIVLLFYKYSSSQNSEWMVEITKNGVDAALSKFCRQIPVTPAKFLRTAFGIRGLSSAYISRVFLRTEMALKSKSLITGSKSLTRSRSTDNLPTSQSQVNIQMMSHTLTIREGAHSPGPRALSMGVYPIQNICSQILDMPDLFTLWSWLPMRITMYQPILLYTTEEHGCSLTTFYVRVEQHEPTLLMIKTCNNEVFGAYCSTRWCERNLKDDKGQRQAYFGTGETFLFSLYPERAKYPWVGMDSSHNDSRVHHSAELFMAADSKMITIGGGDGQAIWMDENIRYGKTDRCSTFNNPPLCASGDFEIRVLEVYGFAGA
- the LOC124430307 gene encoding GTPase-activating protein skywalker isoform X3 — protein: MLVTQTPSSMDNPPNMLSVLEGEAQNDVDDIFPPHVDTTNIVIQPESPTSKKQPLKTFKEVNALLQTGRKREVKLIIRENAWPLNNGIRAQLWPALCNQYAHGKNMLDGFYWDMVNQVFGTTELPEKSIMLPPFVDSTHCLSYNLTRKGRSVADRVVSVLGYACPDITYSPSLYPITALLLHFMPEEECYHCMASLVAVKEKMFITQTKLLYEVTWKTVEQITKKHVKSAAVHLTRHCSVSRAERIYMDWIWWILQLLPFQHLVRVIDCFLHEGIKVFYRVAMAIVLLFYKYSSSQNSEWMVEITKNGVDAALSKFCRQIPVTPAKFLRTAFGIRGLSSAYISRVFLRTEMALKSKSLITGSKSLTRSRSTDNLPTSQSQVNIQMMSHTLTIREKECEDTYKDRLFTLWSWLPMRITMYQPILLYTTEEHGCSLTTFYVRVEQHEPTLLMIKTCNNEVFGAYCSTRWCERNLKDDKGQRQAYFGTGETFLFSLYPERAKYPWVGMDSSHNDSRVHHSAELFMAADSKMITIGGGDGQAIWMDENIRYGKTDRCSTFNNPPLCASGDFEIRVLEVYGFAGA
- the LOC124430307 gene encoding GTPase-activating protein skywalker isoform X4, whose product is MLVTQTPSSMDNPPNMLSVLEGEAQNDVDDIFPPHVDTTNIVIQPESPTSKKQPLKTFKEVNALLQTGRKREVKLIIRENAWPLNNGIRAQLWPALCNQYAHGKNMLDGFYWDMVNQVFGTTELPEKSIMLPPFVDSTHCLSYNLTRKGRSVADRVVSVLGYACPDITYSPSLYPITALLLHFMPEEECYHCMASLVAVKEKMFITQTKLLYEVTWKTVEQITKKHVKSAAVHLTRHCSVSRAERIYMDWIWWILQLLPFQHLVRVIDCFLHEGIKVFYRVAMAIVLLFYKYSSSQNSEWMVEITKNGVDAALSKFCRQIPVTPAKFLRTAFGIRGLSSAYISRVFLRTEMALKSKSLITGSKSLTRSRSTDNLPTSQSQVNIQMMSHTLTIRELFTLWSWLPMRITMYQPILLYTTEEHGCSLTTFYVRVEQHEPTLLMIKTCNNEVFGAYCSTRWCERNLKDDKGQRQAYFGTGETFLFSLYPERAKYPWVGMDSSHNDSRVHHSAELFMAADSKMITIGGGDGQAIWMDENIRYGKTDRCSTFNNPPLCASGDFEIRVLEVYGFAGA
- the LOC124430307 gene encoding GTPase-activating protein skywalker isoform X1, producing the protein MLVTQTPSSMDNPPNMLSVLEGEAQNDVDDIFPPHVDTTNIVIQPESPTSKKQPLKTFKEVNALLQTGRKREVKLIIRENAWPLNNGIRAQLWPALCNQYAHGKNMLDGFYWDMVNQVFGTTELPEKSIMLPPFVDSTHCLSYNLTRKGRSVADRVVSVLGYACPDITYSPSLYPITALLLHFMPEEECYHCMASLVAVKEKMFITQTKLLYEVTWKTVEQITKKHVKSAAVHLTRHCSVSRAERIYMDWIWWILQLLPFQHLVRVIDCFLHEGIKVFYRVAMAIVLLFYKYSSSQNSEWMVEITKNGVDAALSKFCRQIPVTPAKFLRTAFGIRGLSSAYISRVFLRTEMALKSKSLITGSKSLTRSRSTDNLPTSQSQVNIQMMSHTLTIREKECEDTYKDRGAHSPGPRALSMGVYPIQNICSQILDMPDLFTLWSWLPMRITMYQPILLYTTEEHGCSLTTFYVRVEQHEPTLLMIKTCNNEVFGAYCSTRWCERNLKDDKGQRQAYFGTGETFLFSLYPERAKYPWVGMDSSHNDSRVHHSAELFMAADSKMITIGGGDGQAIWMDENIRYGKTDRCSTFNNPPLCASGDFEIRVLEVYGFAGA